The following DNA comes from Agromyces mangrovi.
GGATTGCGGCTCAGGGAAGAACCACGACTTGCGCGCCGAACACGAGGCCGGCGCCGAAGCCGATCTGCAGGGCGAGGCCGCCCGACAGCTCGGGGTGCTCGGTCAGCAGGCGGTGCGTCGCGAGCGGGATGGATGCGGCAGAGGTGTTGCCGGTGGTCTCGATGTCGCGGCCGATGACGACCGTGTCGGGCAGGCCGAGCTGCTTGGCGAACTCGTCGATGATGCGCATGTTGGCCTGGTGGGGGATGAAGGCGGCGAGATCGGATGCCTCGACGCCGGCGGCCTCCAGGGCCTGCTTGGCGACCTTGGCCATCTCCCAGACCGCCCAGCGGAACACCGCGGGCCCCTCCTGGCGCAGCGTCGGCCAGGCCGCGGTGCCGTCGCGGAACTCGGTGAGCTTGGCGTTCATCGAGACGACGTCGGCCTTCGAGCCGTCGGAGCCCCACACGGTGCGCGAGATGCCGGGCGTCTCGCTCGGGCCGATCACCGCGGCGCCGGCGCCGTCGCCGAGCAGGAAGGAGATCGAGCGGTCGGCCGGGTCGACGACGTCGGAGAGCTTCTCCGCGCCGATCACGAGCGCGTAGTGCGCGGCGCCGGTGCGGATGAGCGCGTCGGCCTGGGCGACCGCGTACGCGTAGCCGGCGCACGCGGCGTTCGAGTCGTAGGCCGCGGCGGGGTTCGCGCCGACGCGGTCGGCGACGATCGCGGAGATCGACGGCGTCTGCAGCGTGTTGCTGATCGTGGCGACGATGACGAGGTCGATCTCGGCGGGGTCGACGCCCGAACGTTCGATGGCCTCGCGGGCGGCCTCGGTCGCGAGGTCGACGGCGCCGATCTCGGCGCTGGCCCTCG
Coding sequences within:
- a CDS encoding beta-ketoacyl-ACP synthase III; this encodes MTTPTLKQATGPAYTRILAMGAARGDRIVPNDDLIGPIDSSDEWIRQRTGIVTRTRASAEIGAVDLATEAAREAIERSGVDPAEIDLVIVATISNTLQTPSISAIVADRVGANPAAAYDSNAACAGYAYAVAQADALIRTGAAHYALVIGAEKLSDVVDPADRSISFLLGDGAGAAVIGPSETPGISRTVWGSDGSKADVVSMNAKLTEFRDGTAAWPTLRQEGPAVFRWAVWEMAKVAKQALEAAGVEASDLAAFIPHQANMRIIDEFAKQLGLPDTVVIGRDIETTGNTSAASIPLATHRLLTEHPELSGGLALQIGFGAGLVFGAQVVVLP